In Pyxicephalus adspersus chromosome 12, UCB_Pads_2.0, whole genome shotgun sequence, a genomic segment contains:
- the LOC140342473 gene encoding NACHT, LRR and PYD domains-containing protein 3-like, with the protein MESLPKTVTQLFVTFVTNILANHNQNTGDSHTARELLTSVGWMAEHGVMNHLIVFDERYLKSYNVRNDKHLFSCFMMESSQPSNMDYTFLHLTLQEFFAALAHFIDYNADRLQKTLHAAESYNDGRAEILLRFLCGLSDSSTSFLLKSHVGELSVQAAGDVITWIQHKITKEQRSDKRKLLNTFYYLHENRNKALVSQCIGSNNIDLSGISLSPLDCSVLSSVLQSCTESEEVKLNSCHIRDEGLRKFIPALHSMKRLGLYNNDLTDSSCPYLASVIRNNQTLRTLNLSGNNLEGPHFRDLMEALTTSRIEGLLLYGNHLTHSSCPHLASGIKNNQTLRTLNLTDNNLEGPHFRDLKETLTTSKIAERVWKNGRRVRRFANVEGAKSANRLYSAP; encoded by the exons ATGGAATCATTGCCCAAAACTGTGACACAACTCTTTGTGACTTTTGTCACCAACATTCTGGCCAATCACAACCAGAATACAGGAGATAGTCACACTGCCCGGGAACTGCTGACATCTGTTGGGTGGATGGCAGAACATGGAGTCATGAATCATCTGATTGTATTTGATGAGCGTTATCTGAAGTCATACAATGTGAGAAATGATAAACAtctcttttcatgttttatgaTGGAATCTAGTCAGCCATCTAATATGGATTACACCTTCTTACATCTTACTCTTCAGGAGTTTTTTGCTGCTTTAGCTCATTTTATAGACTATAATGCCGACAGATTACAGAAAACACTTCATGCTGCTGAATCTTACAATGATGGCCGTGCTGAAATATTGCTTCGTTTCCTCTGCGGTCTCTCAGACTCTTCTACTAGTTTCCTGTTAAAGTCTCATGTTGGAGAATTGTCTGTTCAGGCTGCAGGAGATGTCATTACTTGGATCCAGCATAAAATCACAAAAGAACAAAGATCTGACAAGAGAAAGCTTCTTAATACATTCTACTACCTCCATGAGAACAGGAATAAGGCTCTGGTGTCACAATGTATTGGATCAAACAATATTGATCTTTCCGGAATCTCCCTCAGCCCTCTGGATTGCTCTGTGCTGTCTTCTGTCCTTCAGTCCTGCACAGAGTCAGAAGAAGTAAAACTCAATTCATGTCATATTCGGGATGAAGGATTGAGGAAATTTATACCAGCTTTACACTCCATGAAGAGATTGGG TTTGTATAATAATGACCTGACAGACAGTTCCTGTCCCTACCTGGCATCTGTaataagaaataaccagacactgaggacactgaACCTGTCTGGGAACAATCTGGAGGGTCCtcatttcagggatctgatggaagctcTGACAACAAGCCGGATAGAGGGATTACT TTTGTATGGTAATCACTTGACACACAGTTCCtgcccccacctggcatctggaataaaaaataaccagacactgaggacactgaACCTGACCGATAACAATCTGGAGGGTCCTCATTTCAGGGATCTGAAGGAAACTCTGACAACAAGCAAGATAGCAGAGAGGGTGTGGAAGAACGGGCGAAGGGTTCGCCGTTTTGCTAATGTTGAAGGGGCTAAATCTGCGAACAGACTATACTCTGCGCCCTGA